ACCTTTCTTATATTCCTCTTTTGAAATCTTAGGTAAATATTGATGGCTTTTTCCAAAAGATTCATGCGTCACAAAACCCTTCGTTTCGAGAATACGAACGATGGTCGACACTGTATTGTAGGCAGGTTTCGGTTCTGGCAATCGATCAACAATCTCTTTGACAAAGCCACGCCCCATGTCCCAGAGCTCTTTCATAATTTGCTCTTCAGCTTTCGTTAATTCTTTAAAATCTTCCATAACTTTTATAGCATAAAAAATACTGTTATAATAACACGTCATCTAAGTTAAAACTAAATATTTAGTTTTACAACTATATTTTTAGTTTTACATTAAAACACTGATAAACAATACTTTTTATTAAAGATTCTAATTTTTTGAATTTATTCCTCGAAGTTCTTCTTGCGTGAAGCTTTCAGTTGAGCTTGTTGCTTTTTTCTGTCTAACCTTTTTAAAATACTTGAATAAGGTATTTTTGTTTTCTTTCTGGCCTTTATTGGTACAAGCGCGGACTCCAAAATGCGCCTGAAGCGATCGACTGCAATTTCTTTATTCCGGACCTGTGATCGATCGATATCACATTCCAGTTGAAATATTCCATATTTATTTATGCGATTTGCCAAAACTGTATAAATCATCGCCTTTTCTTCAACAGAAACAGCTGTGGAAACCTCGACATTCCACTGGAGCAATACTTTGGATGACACCTTGTTTACGTGTTGTCCGCCTGCTCCGCCTGACCTGGAAAACTTAAATGTTAGTTCGCCTATTACTCCTTCTAAATTCATTTTTCTTTAAATGCTTCTTCTATCTTTTCCATCTTTTTTAGCAAAAACCCCAATTTTTCCACTTGATCGCGTTGTACTTCGGCAAGTTCCTGCTCTTTACGGATAATGAGATGATCGATTTTCTCATGCAATTCCCTAATTTCGAGCTCAGCTTTTAGGTTAACCATATAATCATTTCTAGCACGTTCGCGATCCTTATCTTCCTGCCTATTTTGACTCATCATAATAACGGGAGCCTGCAACGCTGCCACACAGGACAGAATCAGGTTAAGTAAAATAAAAGGATAGGGATCAAATCCTTTATTATTTAACCAGTAGATATTGGCTATGATCCAAACGATTAAAAAAAAGATAAAGGAAATAATAAAGACCCAGCTTCCACCAAATTCAGCCACTTTATCTGCAACTTTATCCCCTAAGCTGACCGGTTCATTTGTATCCCCATCCAAACTCGCACTAATGACCTTATTTTCCTTAAAGCTATTAATTACCTGTTGATCCAGTTGACTTAACTGCCCAGACTCATCCTTCAAAAACTCGGATATATAAGCTTCTTTGAACCGTGTCAACTCTGTCGAAGCAATAAATTTATCTTTGCCAAAGCTTGGATACTCCTTTTTTATCAGCTTAAAAATTGGCTGTCGAATTGAAGCCCCCAAAATACGTTGTTCAGAAGGAAATTGCTGTCCTGAAATATCACTTATAAAGTTATCCATATACCGATTAAATGTCTATTTAAAGATAGCGCTTTTTAACCAATCAAAAAATTCACAAAACTATGGCAATTGGTTTTTGTTATTTTACGCATAAATAGTCGAAATTTGCAGCACAAAATTTAGGAGTAATCCTCTTTAAGTTTTCGTGTTGCCATAAAATGATTGTAGAAGACAATCTTCAGATGAAATAGCTTCTTGTTGGTCTGATGAATAAATGTACTATATTGCGATAAACATCGCATTTATTTAGAAGAAAATAGTCGGAATACTAACATGAGGTTCACGGAACCCTTTAAAATAAAATTGAACAGTGCATACTAGTGATGCCGTTAAATATACGCTCAGACATAATTACGCAGATGAAAATAGGAATTGTTTGTTATCCCACCTTTGGTGGAAGTGGTGTAGTTGCAACCGAACTCGGAAAGGCTTTGGCCGCTAATGGACATGAGATCCATTTTATTACCTATCGACAACCTGCACGACTGGATTTCTTCTCTGAAAACCTATACTACCATGAGGTAGCTGTTTCGCAATATCCGCTTTTTGACTTTCTACCCTATGAATCTGCATTAGCCAGCAAACTGGTAGATGTTGTTCGTTTCGAAAAGTTGGATTTGATCCACGTCCACTATGCAATCCCACATGCATCGGCGGCATTTATGGCAAAACAGATCTTGCTTACTACCTATGGCATTACTATTCCAGTAGTAACAACCTTACATGGCACAGATATTACGCTAGTGGGTAAGGACAAAAGTTTTAGTCCCGTTGTTACATTCTCCATCAATCAATCAGATGGCGTAACTGCAGTATCACAGAATCTTAAAGATCAGACGCTGGGATACTTTGACATCACCCGCGACATCAAGGTGATCCCAAACTTTATTGATTTGGACAGGTTCAGCAATAAAGACCGTTCACATTTCAAAAAAGCGATTGCTCCGGGCAATGAACGGATATTGGTTCATACGTCCAACTTCAGAAAGGTTAAAAATACGGAGGATGTCATTCGTATTTTTAAGAAAGTACATGATGTAATCCCTTCGAAGCTTTTAATGGTTGGAGATGGTCCCGAGCGTCGAAATGCCGAAGAGCTTTCGAGAGAACTTAATGTATGCCAAGACATACGTTTCTTGGGTAAACAAGATGCGGTGGAAGAAATACTATCCGTATCGGATCTTTTCCTAATGCCTTCAAGCTCGGAAAGCTTTGGACTTGCAGCACTAGAGGCCATGGCCTGCCAAGTTCCGGTGATTTCTTCTAATACGGGTGGTTTACCTGAACTGAATAAAAATGGTGTCACAGGATTTCTCAGTGCGGTGGGCGATGTGGATGACATGGCAAAAAATGCAATCTATATTCTGGAAGATGGTGAGCGTCTACAGAAATTTAAAGAAGCAGCATTAAATCACGCCAAAGAATTCCAATTGTCTAATATTATGCCTCTTTATGAGCAATATTACCAAAAAGTCATTAATCAAACCATAAAACCACAATAAATATCACTTTAAGTCTTAGGGGATAAAAAAAATATTTTATCTTTGACCTTTGGAAAATTTCCAAAAAAACAATTATGAAATACAAACGTATCTTATTAAAACTTAGCGGTGAATCCTTAATGGGTGACCAAAGCTATGGTATCGATATTAACCGTGTATCGCAATACGCTAATGATATCAAAGAAATTCACGATCAAGGTTTAGAAATTGCAATTGTTATCGGTGGCGGTAATATTTACCGTGGTTTAAGCGCTGAAAAATCAGGAATGGACCGTGTTCAAGCAGACTATATGGGCATGCTTGCCACAGTCATCAACAGCATGGCACTGCAGGATGCGCTTGAGAAAGTTGGGAAAAAGACACGTTTGCTTACTGCGATCAAAATGGAGCAAATATGTGAACCTTTTATTCGTAGAAGAGCCGTTCGCCACTTGGAAAAAGGCCGTATTGTTATTTTCGGAGCTGGTACTGGAAATCCGTATTTCACAACAGATACCGCTGCATCTTTACGTGCGATCGAAATCAATGCAGATGCTGTATTGAAAGGAACACGTGTTGATGGTATTTACACTGCTGATCCGGAAAAAGATCCTAGTGCAACAAAATTTGAGGAAATATCATTCACAGAGGTTTATGAGAAAGGATTAAATGTCATGGACATGACTGCCTTTACCCTTTGTCAAGAAAACAAATTACCGATCATCGTATTTGATATGAATAAACCAGGCAATTTATTAAAACTTGCTAATGGTGAGCATGTTGGAACTGTGGTTAAATAATTAAATCTGTTAAAAACGTAATCTTATATG
The genomic region above belongs to Sphingobacterium zeae and contains:
- the bshA gene encoding N-acetyl-alpha-D-glucosaminyl L-malate synthase BshA, which translates into the protein MKIGIVCYPTFGGSGVVATELGKALAANGHEIHFITYRQPARLDFFSENLYYHEVAVSQYPLFDFLPYESALASKLVDVVRFEKLDLIHVHYAIPHASAAFMAKQILLTTYGITIPVVTTLHGTDITLVGKDKSFSPVVTFSINQSDGVTAVSQNLKDQTLGYFDITRDIKVIPNFIDLDRFSNKDRSHFKKAIAPGNERILVHTSNFRKVKNTEDVIRIFKKVHDVIPSKLLMVGDGPERRNAEELSRELNVCQDIRFLGKQDAVEEILSVSDLFLMPSSSESFGLAALEAMACQVPVISSNTGGLPELNKNGVTGFLSAVGDVDDMAKNAIYILEDGERLQKFKEAALNHAKEFQLSNIMPLYEQYYQKVINQTIKPQ
- a CDS encoding DUF1003 domain-containing protein, coding for MDNFISDISGQQFPSEQRILGASIRQPIFKLIKKEYPSFGKDKFIASTELTRFKEAYISEFLKDESGQLSQLDQQVINSFKENKVISASLDGDTNEPVSLGDKVADKVAEFGGSWVFIISFIFFLIVWIIANIYWLNNKGFDPYPFILLNLILSCVAALQAPVIMMSQNRQEDKDRERARNDYMVNLKAELEIRELHEKIDHLIIRKEQELAEVQRDQVEKLGFLLKKMEKIEEAFKEK
- a CDS encoding BlaI/MecI/CopY family transcriptional regulator encodes the protein MEDFKELTKAEEQIMKELWDMGRGFVKEIVDRLPEPKPAYNTVSTIVRILETKGFVTHESFGKSHQYLPKISKEEYKKGITGKLLTNYFDNSPKSMLSYFLEENRLDVQELDEILSIIERNK
- the arfB gene encoding alternative ribosome rescue aminoacyl-tRNA hydrolase ArfB, giving the protein MNLEGVIGELTFKFSRSGGAGGQHVNKVSSKVLLQWNVEVSTAVSVEEKAMIYTVLANRINKYGIFQLECDIDRSQVRNKEIAVDRFRRILESALVPIKARKKTKIPYSSILKRLDRKKQQAQLKASRKKNFEE
- the pyrH gene encoding UMP kinase codes for the protein MKYKRILLKLSGESLMGDQSYGIDINRVSQYANDIKEIHDQGLEIAIVIGGGNIYRGLSAEKSGMDRVQADYMGMLATVINSMALQDALEKVGKKTRLLTAIKMEQICEPFIRRRAVRHLEKGRIVIFGAGTGNPYFTTDTAASLRAIEINADAVLKGTRVDGIYTADPEKDPSATKFEEISFTEVYEKGLNVMDMTAFTLCQENKLPIIVFDMNKPGNLLKLANGEHVGTVVK